One Bacillus sp. 1780r2a1 DNA segment encodes these proteins:
- a CDS encoding NAD(P)-dependent alcohol dehydrogenase, which translates to MITAKARAVHGPDKPFKATEIQRRSLDTHDVLIEIKYAGICHSDIHTAHGEWGDVNYPLVPGHEIAGIVTDVGTEVTKYKVGDRVGVGCMVDSCGECENCRQGEEQYCLNGMTPTYAGVDKYGEPTQGGYSTHIVVVEDFVVKIPDNIELDAAAPLLCAGITTFSPLNRWEAGPGKKVAIVGMGGLGHMAVKIASAMGAEVTVLSQTLNKQEDGLNFGAKDYYATNDPETFKKLSGSFDLIINTVSAKVDMDAYFSLLTLDGTLVNVGAPGEPLSLNVMSLIGHRRSFAGSMIGGIRETQEMLDFCGEHGIVPKVEVISADEIDEAYKRVLASDVKYRFVIDTSTM; encoded by the coding sequence ATGATTACTGCTAAAGCACGTGCCGTACATGGCCCAGATAAACCATTTAAAGCAACTGAGATTCAAAGACGCAGCTTAGACACACACGATGTGTTAATTGAAATTAAATACGCAGGTATTTGTCACTCTGATATTCATACTGCGCACGGTGAATGGGGAGATGTGAACTATCCGCTTGTGCCAGGTCATGAAATTGCTGGGATTGTAACGGATGTTGGAACGGAAGTAACAAAATACAAAGTTGGTGATCGCGTAGGAGTTGGGTGTATGGTAGATTCCTGCGGCGAATGTGAAAACTGTCGTCAGGGAGAAGAGCAGTATTGCTTAAATGGAATGACGCCTACCTATGCTGGAGTTGATAAGTACGGTGAACCTACTCAAGGTGGTTACTCAACGCATATTGTAGTCGTGGAAGACTTTGTTGTAAAAATTCCTGACAACATTGAGCTTGACGCTGCAGCACCTTTACTATGTGCAGGTATCACCACATTCTCTCCGCTAAACCGTTGGGAAGCTGGTCCAGGAAAGAAAGTTGCTATCGTAGGAATGGGTGGTTTAGGGCATATGGCTGTTAAAATCGCAAGCGCTATGGGAGCTGAAGTTACCGTGCTGTCACAAACTCTAAACAAACAAGAAGACGGGTTGAACTTTGGAGCGAAAGATTATTATGCTACAAACGATCCTGAAACGTTTAAAAAGCTTAGCGGTTCGTTTGACTTAATTATCAACACAGTAAGCGCAAAAGTTGATATGGATGCTTATTTTTCACTACTTACGCTAGACGGTACGCTAGTCAATGTAGGTGCTCCAGGTGAGCCGCTATCGCTGAACGTGATGTCGTTAATCGGTCATCGTCGCTCGTTTGCGGGGTCAATGATTGGAGGTATTCGCGAAACTCAAGAGATGCTAGATTTCTGCGGAGAACATGGAATCGTTCCAAAGGTTGAAGTCATTTCAGCTGACGAAATTGACGAAGCGTACAAGCGAGTACTAGCTTCAGATGTTAAGTATCGTTTTGTTATTGATACAAGTACGATGTAA
- the bioD gene encoding dethiobiotin synthase gives MGKGLFITGTGTDVGKTYVTGLLVKKLRENGYECGYYKPALSGAKVEHAQLIPGDAKHVLETAGIHEKPENTVSYIYKQAVSPHLAANLEGNPVDIKVIKTDYQRAKAKYDYVAVEGSGGILCPIRWDDQHILLEDIVKELDLSTIVIADAGLGTINATVLTIEYLRARDIEVKGIIFNRSHEGNIMEEDNQRMVEVLTGVSVIGLVKQNDTELAMKAEKVAELFA, from the coding sequence ATGGGGAAAGGCTTATTTATTACTGGGACAGGAACAGATGTTGGAAAAACATATGTAACGGGTTTGCTTGTGAAAAAACTCCGTGAAAACGGCTATGAGTGCGGTTATTATAAACCTGCGCTTAGCGGAGCAAAAGTAGAGCACGCACAATTAATTCCAGGAGATGCTAAGCACGTGCTTGAAACCGCAGGAATTCATGAGAAACCAGAAAATACGGTGTCTTATATTTATAAGCAAGCCGTGTCGCCTCATTTGGCTGCTAACCTTGAAGGAAATCCTGTAGATATTAAGGTTATTAAGACAGATTACCAAAGGGCTAAGGCTAAGTATGACTATGTAGCAGTTGAAGGGAGCGGAGGAATTCTTTGTCCGATTCGCTGGGATGATCAGCATATTTTGCTGGAGGATATCGTTAAAGAGCTAGACTTATCTACGATTGTGATTGCAGATGCGGGACTTGGGACGATAAACGCAACCGTATTGACAATCGAATACTTGAGAGCGCGCGATATTGAAGTGAAAGGAATTATTTTTAACCGTTCACATGAAGGAAACATTATGGAAGAAGACAATCAAAGAATGGTGGAAGTACTAACAGGTGTTTCAGTAATCGGCTTGGTGAAGCAAAATGATACAGAGCTTGCAATGAAAGCAGAAAAAGTAGCGGAGCTGTTTGCATAA
- a CDS encoding glycosyltransferase, which yields MLITMLSTGTRGDTQPFIALGLELKKKGFKVRIAASTSYQQLVESYGFEHAPLRGDINKILESGVVKDSDSPFKFFTSLNFKNDELTELMIGGQEDMHKACEGADAIVYHPGATIGYFVAKEMGIPSILACPFPMTPTKEYPAILFYDRLRLGKAYNKLTHKVFETGFWKMANTGLKKYWTRQYGQLPTAFSNPYPKQRTETHPTILSLSPSVFSVPKDWPQHVHSFGYWFIEDHSTYQPSEELATFLNEGSPPIYVGFGSVGDKKNAAQATDLVLKALKKNGKRGIINAGSGMEERQNSKDVLFVKSVPHEWLFPQMAAVVHHGGAGTTAAALRSGVPQIIIPFGNDQFAWGKRMNELGVGAESIPRKELTADKLANAIAFTQTDIVLKKAKELGSRVQKEKGAEKSAELIIQAINTFYQR from the coding sequence ATGCTAATTACAATGTTATCTACAGGTACACGTGGAGATACTCAGCCATTTATCGCGTTAGGTCTTGAGCTTAAAAAGAAAGGATTTAAAGTACGCATTGCAGCGTCTACATCTTATCAACAACTTGTTGAAAGCTATGGGTTTGAACATGCTCCTCTCCGTGGAGACATTAATAAAATTCTTGAAAGTGGCGTTGTAAAAGATTCAGATAGCCCTTTTAAATTTTTTACAAGCCTTAATTTTAAAAACGATGAGTTGACTGAGTTAATGATTGGTGGTCAAGAAGACATGCACAAAGCTTGTGAAGGTGCTGATGCAATTGTTTACCACCCTGGCGCTACCATCGGCTACTTTGTAGCAAAAGAAATGGGCATTCCAAGCATATTAGCTTGTCCATTCCCTATGACACCAACTAAAGAATATCCTGCTATCTTGTTTTACGACCGACTTCGACTTGGAAAAGCTTATAATAAATTAACGCACAAAGTTTTTGAGACTGGATTTTGGAAAATGGCCAATACTGGACTTAAAAAGTACTGGACTCGCCAATATGGTCAGCTGCCTACAGCGTTTTCAAATCCTTATCCAAAACAGCGTACAGAAACGCACCCAACCATTCTTTCGCTAAGCCCAAGCGTGTTTTCAGTTCCAAAGGATTGGCCGCAACACGTTCATTCGTTTGGCTATTGGTTTATTGAGGACCATTCTACTTACCAGCCATCAGAAGAGTTAGCAACATTTCTAAACGAAGGTTCTCCTCCTATTTATGTAGGGTTTGGAAGCGTAGGAGACAAAAAGAATGCAGCTCAAGCAACAGATTTAGTATTAAAAGCTCTTAAAAAGAATGGAAAACGCGGGATTATTAATGCCGGCAGTGGAATGGAAGAAAGACAAAACTCAAAAGATGTTTTATTTGTTAAAAGCGTTCCTCATGAGTGGCTGTTTCCTCAAATGGCAGCTGTTGTTCATCATGGAGGTGCTGGAACCACTGCTGCGGCACTTCGCTCTGGAGTTCCCCAAATCATTATTCCTTTTGGAAACGATCAGTTCGCTTGGGGAAAAAGAATGAATGAGCTTGGAGTTGGTGCAGAGTCTATTCCGCGTAAGGAATTGACAGCTGATAAGCTAGCAAACGCCATTGCATTTACTCAAACAGATATCGTATTAAAGAAAGCGAAAGAGCTTGGTAGTCGTGTCCAAAAAGAAAAGGGAGCCGAGAAAAGCGCAGAGCTTATTATTCAAGCAATAAACACTTTCTATCAACGCTAA
- a CDS encoding ferrous iron transporter B, translating into MDINSIYSEAKGLSSEELRDDIVHHLYKRSRELCSESVSYNKTKTDKKTEKLDQIFTSPIWGFPIMIAMLGIIFYITIAGANVPSSLLASFFSYIEGYITAFFNAVNAPDWLHGVLVLGLYRGSTWVISVMLPPMAIFFPTFALLENYGYLPRVAFNMDRLFKQVGAHGKQSLTMAMGFGCNAAAVMSSRIIESPRERMLAILTNNFVPCNGRWGTLIVLASLFMAANVASGLKPLVTTAVLVGLVLFGIIVTFLVSWLLSKTLLKGVPTHYTLELPPYRRPKFFDTIVRSSLTKSWTVLVRAVKVAAPAAVLTWIIANIHIGDASVLQHLVGYLDPFARMLGLDGYILLAFILGLPANEIVLPVLLMGYLSTGALTEVDNLVDLKQIFIDQGWTWITALNVMLFSLLHYPCGTTLLNIYKETKSKKWTFFAFLIPTALAIIVPFIVFQTAKLMGWI; encoded by the coding sequence ATGGATATCAACAGCATATACTCAGAGGCTAAAGGTCTTTCATCGGAAGAACTTCGAGATGACATTGTGCATCATCTTTATAAAAGAAGTCGAGAGCTTTGTAGCGAAAGCGTTTCGTATAATAAAACAAAAACAGATAAAAAAACAGAAAAGCTAGATCAAATCTTCACGTCGCCTATTTGGGGTTTTCCGATTATGATTGCGATGCTAGGGATCATTTTTTACATCACTATTGCCGGCGCGAACGTACCTTCTTCACTGTTAGCGTCTTTCTTTTCTTATATCGAAGGATATATAACAGCATTCTTTAATGCCGTCAACGCTCCGGATTGGCTGCACGGCGTCTTAGTTTTAGGATTATATCGTGGTTCGACGTGGGTTATTAGCGTTATGCTACCTCCAATGGCCATTTTTTTCCCAACGTTCGCTCTTCTCGAAAACTATGGTTATCTTCCAAGAGTTGCGTTTAACATGGACCGCTTGTTCAAACAAGTAGGCGCTCATGGGAAGCAATCATTAACGATGGCAATGGGATTTGGCTGTAACGCAGCTGCCGTAATGTCTTCACGTATTATTGAGTCTCCGAGAGAGCGAATGCTTGCAATTTTAACGAACAACTTTGTACCTTGTAACGGCCGGTGGGGGACGCTCATCGTATTAGCCTCTTTATTTATGGCAGCTAACGTAGCGAGTGGATTGAAACCTCTTGTTACAACAGCAGTACTTGTGGGGCTTGTGCTATTTGGTATTATTGTTACGTTTTTGGTATCATGGCTATTATCAAAAACGTTATTAAAAGGCGTGCCAACTCACTATACGTTAGAACTGCCACCTTACCGTCGTCCAAAGTTTTTTGACACCATCGTACGCTCTTCTTTAACCAAGTCTTGGACAGTGTTAGTTCGAGCGGTGAAAGTAGCCGCTCCTGCCGCTGTTTTAACGTGGATTATTGCTAATATTCATATAGGTGACGCAAGCGTATTGCAGCATTTAGTAGGGTATTTAGATCCATTTGCTCGGATGCTTGGATTAGATGGCTACATTTTACTTGCGTTTATTCTAGGACTACCGGCTAACGAAATTGTTTTACCCGTTTTGTTAATGGGATATTTGTCGACGGGAGCACTGACTGAAGTTGATAACCTGGTAGATTTAAAGCAAATCTTTATCGATCAAGGCTGGACTTGGATAACAGCGCTAAACGTAATGTTATTTTCACTGCTTCATTATCCTTGCGGTACAACGTTATTAAACATATATAAAGAAACCAAAAGTAAAAAATGGACGTTTTTTGCCTTTTTAATTCCCACAGCTCTTGCTATTATCGTACCATTCATTGTATTTCAAACGGCTAAGCTCATGGGTTGGATATAA
- a CDS encoding MFS transporter, whose protein sequence is MKKFSQDFKILVFGQIISIFGASILRFALSLYVLDLTGSATIFGTIMGLSVVPTIFLSPIGGAIADRFDKKKMMVILDFCSSALIIIFAIMLLSGNVTVLSIGILLMGLTLISSMYQPAVQSSIPVLVTNEQLLKSNGIISGVMSMANFVGPIVGSLLYSFMGIKIIVIASALLFLLAAVIELFMKIPYEKRPPEPFVQMVTKDLKQGAFYIIRENRFILKSIIVSFVVSLFIAPMFFVGLPYMIKVLFNMPDTFFGFTQSGISISIIFSAMTIGLLKSKIRSDNLYLWVLGCAGIYFGMALGTSGLVESSFTKYIVVTISSMLVMFALTVINIYLNTIIQEKTPKDLLGKVMSIQTAAATTAVPIGQILFGFLVDSFSATIYLLIVIVGIFTLIISFMVKQVYKVKNVQRAV, encoded by the coding sequence ATGAAGAAATTTAGTCAAGATTTTAAAATTCTTGTATTTGGTCAAATCATATCCATTTTTGGTGCTTCCATTTTAAGATTTGCCTTATCACTCTATGTTCTTGATTTAACGGGTTCCGCTACAATATTCGGAACCATTATGGGGCTTTCAGTAGTCCCTACTATCTTTCTATCGCCGATCGGAGGCGCTATTGCCGATCGCTTTGATAAGAAAAAGATGATGGTTATTCTCGATTTCTGTAGCAGTGCCTTAATTATTATCTTTGCAATCATGCTGTTAAGCGGAAACGTAACGGTCCTTTCGATCGGTATCCTTTTAATGGGATTAACGTTAATTAGCTCTATGTATCAGCCCGCTGTTCAATCCAGCATCCCTGTGCTTGTAACTAATGAACAACTGTTAAAGAGCAACGGCATCATTTCTGGGGTCATGTCGATGGCTAATTTCGTCGGCCCTATCGTTGGAAGCTTATTATACAGCTTTATGGGGATTAAAATAATTGTAATCGCAAGCGCATTACTGTTTTTACTAGCTGCTGTCATTGAGCTATTTATGAAGATTCCTTACGAAAAAAGACCACCTGAACCCTTCGTACAGATGGTAACAAAAGATCTTAAGCAAGGAGCTTTTTACATTATTCGCGAAAATCGCTTTATTTTAAAGAGTATAATCGTTTCATTTGTTGTGAGCTTGTTTATTGCTCCTATGTTTTTTGTAGGATTACCTTATATGATTAAAGTTCTTTTCAACATGCCTGACACCTTCTTTGGCTTTACTCAGTCTGGCATTTCCATTAGCATTATCTTTTCAGCTATGACCATTGGGCTTTTAAAAAGCAAAATCAGAAGTGATAACCTCTATTTATGGGTTCTTGGCTGTGCGGGGATCTACTTTGGGATGGCTCTTGGAACAAGTGGCCTCGTTGAAAGTTCATTCACCAAATATATCGTTGTAACGATAAGCTCAATGCTCGTCATGTTTGCCTTAACCGTCATTAACATTTATTTGAATACAATTATTCAAGAAAAAACGCCAAAAGATTTGTTAGGAAAAGTAATGTCTATCCAAACCGCAGCGGCTACAACAGCTGTACCAATTGGGCAAATTTTATTTGGATTTTTAGTAGATTCATTCTCTGCTACTATTTATCTATTAATTGTAATAGTCGGGATCTTCACACTCATCATTAGCTTCATGGTTAAACAAGTATATAAAGTCAAAAATGTTCAAAGAGCCGTTTAA
- a CDS encoding TetR/AcrR family transcriptional regulator — protein sequence MPKVDRRILKSQEAIKNALIELMAEKSFDKITIKDISDRANLNRGTIYLHYIDKFDLLDKIMEEHILNMANVCESAADMDWVQSTVHCMEYLEENYLFFSTMLASEGARYFRSQFLKFNIQEFRKEVDITKGKNNGQNEEIVVQFVANAYVGIVEWWLKNEMPSPPHVMAEKVGELIERVV from the coding sequence ATGCCAAAAGTAGATAGAAGAATTCTTAAAAGTCAAGAAGCTATCAAAAATGCTTTAATTGAATTAATGGCCGAAAAAAGCTTTGATAAAATTACGATTAAAGATATCTCTGATCGAGCGAACCTTAACCGGGGAACCATTTATCTTCATTACATAGATAAATTTGATTTACTAGATAAAATTATGGAAGAACATATCCTTAACATGGCGAATGTTTGTGAATCAGCAGCGGATATGGATTGGGTGCAATCAACCGTTCATTGTATGGAATACTTGGAAGAAAACTATTTATTTTTCTCTACAATGCTGGCAAGCGAAGGTGCTCGGTACTTTCGCAGTCAATTCTTAAAATTCAACATTCAAGAGTTCAGAAAAGAAGTAGATATTACTAAGGGGAAAAATAACGGTCAAAACGAAGAGATTGTTGTTCAATTTGTAGCGAATGCATACGTAGGTATTGTGGAATGGTGGTTAAAAAATGAAATGCCTTCCCCTCCTCACGTAATGGCTGAAAAAGTTGGAGAATTAATTGAGCGTGTTGTTTAA
- a CDS encoding cyclophilin-like fold protein, producing the protein MFRRIFVIPLLLLGGTACSNESDLQHKSNLPNVSEKKEESVMEEMKIKLSVHNEELIVKMNDNSTSRDFLELLPLTLAFKDYARKEKVSNPPRQLSEEGAPSGIEPRVGDVTYYAPWGNLAIFYEDFSYSSGLIKLGEVESGLESIPKLQGEVRVERLK; encoded by the coding sequence ATGTTCAGGAGGATATTCGTTATTCCGCTTCTGCTTTTAGGAGGGACAGCATGCAGCAATGAATCAGATTTGCAGCATAAAAGTAATTTGCCGAACGTAAGTGAGAAAAAAGAGGAAAGTGTTATGGAAGAGATGAAAATTAAGCTAAGCGTTCATAACGAAGAACTTATTGTGAAAATGAATGACAATTCAACGAGCAGAGATTTTCTAGAACTGCTTCCGCTCACTTTAGCATTTAAGGATTATGCTAGAAAGGAAAAAGTTAGTAATCCACCTCGCCAACTATCCGAAGAAGGAGCCCCTTCTGGTATTGAACCTCGTGTTGGAGACGTGACGTATTATGCTCCATGGGGTAATTTAGCCATTTTCTATGAAGATTTCAGCTACTCAAGTGGTCTTATTAAGCTTGGAGAAGTAGAGTCAGGTCTTGAAAGTATACCAAAGCTTCAAGGAGAAGTAAGGGTTGAGAGGCTAAAATAG
- a CDS encoding TetR/AcrR family transcriptional regulator codes for MPKVSQEYIEKKKAEILDVARKVCNEKSIHDVSMRDIVIATGMSQGGVYKYFANIDEIFSGLLNEETLNSQVKAKVDEIYASDVTPVLKLEKFLFYIGEYMEHSLLNKGTIFYKLMDLYSRYPDRYEKVKDQLHEVSNLEYLQKQFQRFLTKNISENVFNPSLSIENVVTLITTYLSGVINEINVGNKAVQEMSAEIKVKVHVLFLTLRDLLVK; via the coding sequence ATGCCTAAAGTGAGCCAAGAATATATTGAAAAAAAGAAAGCAGAAATTTTAGATGTTGCCCGAAAGGTATGTAATGAAAAATCCATTCATGACGTATCAATGAGGGATATCGTCATCGCAACTGGCATGAGTCAAGGTGGCGTTTATAAATACTTTGCGAACATTGATGAAATATTTAGCGGTTTATTAAACGAAGAAACGCTAAATAGCCAAGTGAAAGCCAAAGTGGATGAAATTTATGCTAGTGATGTTACTCCTGTTCTGAAGCTTGAGAAGTTTTTATTCTATATTGGTGAATATATGGAACACTCTCTACTCAACAAGGGGACCATTTTTTATAAGCTTATGGATTTATATTCTAGATATCCAGACCGGTATGAAAAAGTAAAAGACCAGCTTCATGAAGTGTCTAACTTGGAATATTTACAGAAACAATTTCAGCGTTTCTTAACAAAAAATATTAGCGAGAATGTCTTCAATCCATCACTTTCAATTGAAAACGTCGTCACATTGATTACAACTTATCTATCTGGCGTTATAAATGAAATCAACGTTGGAAATAAAGCCGTACAGGAGATGTCTGCCGAAATAAAGGTTAAAGTGCACGTCTTATTTCTAACGCTTAGAGATTTATTGGTGAAATAG
- a CDS encoding FeoA domain-containing protein: MYKSKKVLLSQGLKGDVIKITSLLLEGTMRRRLLDLGFVPGALVEVVKKSPLGDPIAFRVSQTIIALRKEESKLIEGDLVHHE, from the coding sequence ATGTACAAATCTAAAAAAGTTTTATTAAGCCAAGGATTGAAAGGAGACGTAATAAAAATTACATCCTTGTTATTAGAAGGAACCATGAGAAGAAGGCTATTAGATTTAGGTTTTGTACCAGGTGCACTTGTAGAAGTGGTAAAAAAGAGTCCGCTTGGAGATCCGATTGCGTTTCGAGTGAGCCAAACAATCATTGCGCTTAGAAAAGAAGAAAGCAAATTAATCGAGGGGGATTTAGTTCATCATGAATAG
- a CDS encoding 50S ribosome-binding GTPase codes for MNSAYRIALAGNPNTGKSTLFNALTGLKQHTGNWAGKTVSMAEGSFTHKDKKYKLIDLPGTYSLFSNSADEEVARNYILFEQPDITLVVVDATSLERNLNLALQVMEMTKNVIICVNLIDEAERKGIKINEKILMKRTGVPVIKLSARNKVGFNVLLDTIDRVIAGVIECQPVQTVYSEQIEEKIAKIESKLLRLDINHLSARWVALRLLDGDMSLMEELTSRLGEGGETQHGYQQHILRG; via the coding sequence ATGAATAGTGCATATCGAATTGCCTTAGCAGGTAATCCAAACACTGGAAAAAGCACGCTATTTAACGCATTGACAGGATTAAAACAGCATACGGGGAACTGGGCTGGGAAGACCGTTTCAATGGCAGAAGGGTCGTTTACACATAAAGATAAAAAATATAAACTAATCGATTTGCCAGGGACGTACTCACTGTTTTCAAACTCGGCTGATGAAGAGGTAGCACGAAATTACATTTTGTTTGAACAGCCCGATATTACGCTTGTTGTGGTAGACGCAACGTCCTTAGAGAGAAATCTCAATTTAGCACTGCAAGTGATGGAGATGACAAAGAATGTTATCATCTGCGTCAATTTAATTGATGAAGCAGAGCGAAAAGGAATTAAAATTAACGAAAAAATTTTGATGAAACGAACTGGGGTACCAGTCATTAAGCTTTCTGCGCGAAATAAAGTTGGGTTTAATGTTCTGCTTGATACGATTGATCGCGTTATCGCTGGAGTCATTGAATGTCAGCCTGTTCAGACAGTCTATAGTGAGCAAATTGAAGAAAAAATAGCCAAGATAGAGTCAAAGCTTTTACGTTTAGATATTAATCACCTTTCTGCGCGTTGGGTAGCTTTAAGATTATTAGACGGAGATATGTCGCTAATGGAAGAATTGACGAGTCGTTTAGGAGAAGGAGGAGAAACACAGCATGGATATCAACAGCATATACTCAGAGGCTAA
- the bioF gene encoding 8-amino-7-oxononanoate synthase, which translates to MNLFSLKMRASNRNVGHLSGAEKLVNESQLPTYTNALLHRALHHSKGEADEVTIKVETIQPGDIQHLDALPVTTVEVTHHQEGIEEAKKLLSDLGLKQADEIIEMLGSCSSMRGAILLDVDTMKRIEPNQERGIRATYMDANHDCFQEDLKKKNHFQEALVLATKVAHAPNIIGEICISDDPEYVTGYVAAKEIGYVRITKLKEKGSHCGGRIFLYRQSDSSVSATITYLEKQTAVVHIGDESRLNKAKQGDKWKKVKRDLDFLQKNHLYRSLKEIQSAQDARVKMNDREYVMLASNSYLNLCNHSDIKRYVLQMGEAYGVGSGGSRLTTGTTSLHRLLEEALAEFKETEEALVFNTGYMANIGVISSLFSEGDVIFSDELNHASIIDGCRLSKAKTVVYKHNDMKDLEEKILAHPCENGLIVSDAVFSMDGDIVNLPELMRLANQYGLFSMVDEAHSTGVLGERGRGICEHFQLKQKPDIIMGTLSKALGSEGGFVCGNKLLIEYLKNKARSFIFSTSLSPITIASSLAALRIVMNDYTLLKKLQNNIAYFNKCLQQNKIPAHSHSAIFPIIVGDEQVAMNVSAKLLQKGYFISAIRYPTVAKGSARLRVSLMANHSKEELSEAARLIKKYIGNV; encoded by the coding sequence ATGAATCTGTTTAGCTTGAAGATGAGAGCTTCTAATCGTAATGTTGGTCATCTTTCGGGAGCGGAGAAACTGGTAAATGAAAGTCAATTACCTACCTATACCAATGCTTTATTACATAGAGCACTCCATCATTCCAAAGGCGAAGCAGATGAAGTTACGATTAAAGTCGAAACCATACAGCCAGGTGATATTCAACATTTAGACGCTTTACCCGTTACAACAGTAGAAGTTACTCATCATCAGGAAGGGATAGAAGAAGCAAAAAAGCTGCTTTCCGATTTAGGTTTAAAACAAGCTGATGAAATCATTGAAATGCTGGGTTCATGTTCTTCTATGCGCGGCGCAATCTTATTAGACGTTGATACAATGAAGCGTATAGAGCCAAATCAAGAACGAGGAATTCGAGCAACGTATATGGATGCCAACCATGACTGCTTTCAAGAAGACCTGAAAAAGAAAAATCATTTTCAAGAAGCGCTTGTATTAGCGACAAAAGTAGCCCATGCGCCCAATATTATTGGTGAAATTTGTATCTCTGATGACCCTGAATACGTTACGGGCTACGTCGCTGCCAAAGAGATTGGTTACGTTCGAATTACAAAGCTAAAAGAGAAAGGAAGCCACTGTGGTGGTCGCATCTTCTTATATCGCCAATCCGACAGTAGCGTGAGTGCAACAATTACCTATTTAGAAAAGCAAACAGCAGTTGTACATATAGGCGACGAATCAAGATTAAATAAAGCTAAGCAGGGAGATAAATGGAAAAAAGTAAAAAGAGACCTAGACTTTTTGCAAAAAAATCATCTTTACAGATCTCTTAAAGAAATTCAAAGTGCACAAGATGCTCGTGTCAAGATGAATGACCGAGAGTATGTAATGCTTGCTTCAAACAGCTATCTAAATTTATGTAACCATTCGGATATAAAACGTTATGTGCTTCAAATGGGTGAAGCGTACGGCGTTGGTTCAGGCGGATCTAGATTAACAACAGGTACTACTTCACTTCATCGTCTTCTAGAAGAAGCGCTTGCGGAATTTAAAGAAACAGAAGAAGCGCTTGTGTTTAATACGGGTTACATGGCGAACATTGGTGTTATTTCATCTTTGTTTTCTGAAGGAGACGTCATTTTTAGCGATGAGCTAAATCACGCAAGCATTATTGACGGCTGTCGCCTTAGCAAAGCGAAAACCGTTGTATACAAGCATAATGATATGAAAGATTTAGAAGAGAAAATTCTAGCTCATCCCTGTGAGAATGGTTTAATTGTGAGCGATGCGGTTTTCAGCATGGATGGAGACATTGTCAACTTGCCTGAGCTGATGCGTTTAGCGAATCAGTACGGTTTATTTTCAATGGTGGATGAGGCTCACTCAACGGGTGTTCTTGGCGAGCGCGGTCGCGGAATTTGCGAACATTTTCAACTGAAGCAAAAGCCAGACATTATCATGGGAACCCTTAGCAAAGCGCTCGGTAGTGAAGGTGGGTTTGTATGTGGGAATAAGCTGCTCATAGAATACTTGAAAAATAAAGCACGAAGTTTTATCTTTTCCACTTCGCTATCACCGATAACAATTGCGTCGTCTCTGGCAGCACTGAGAATAGTAATGAACGACTACACGCTATTAAAAAAATTGCAGAATAATATTGCTTATTTTAATAAGTGCTTACAGCAAAATAAAATTCCTGCGCATTCACATTCAGCAATTTTTCCAATTATTGTGGGAGATGAACAAGTAGCAATGAATGTGTCAGCGAAGCTTCTTCAAAAGGGCTATTTTATTTCAGCGATTCGATATCCAACCGTTGCTAAAGGAAGTGCACGTCTTCGCGTATCACTAATGGCTAATCATTCAAAGGAAGAACTCTCAGAAGCAGCTCGCTTAATTAAAAAGTACATTGGCAACGTATAG